A region of Streptomyces sp. NBC_01788 DNA encodes the following proteins:
- a CDS encoding winged helix-turn-helix domain-containing protein: protein MTSLPRPSTDLSADEARRLALRAQGFLGVPDRRSGVRGVLRHLGAVQLDTISVLARSHELVPYARLGAVGRRTVERAYWTAASTGAPSERPHAFEYWSHAACILPIEEWPHFAFRRRAYRNRPHWNHELPDGAYEQVVKQLHAEGPLTATELGGAKRTSEWWDWSGAKVAVERALMYGEVVCVERRGWKRVYDLAERAVPGELLHDELDDTECLRRLVRLAGQSLGVGTRADIADYHRLKTEQVDEVIGDSGLVPVTVEGWSKPAWADPEALATPPRGRHRTTLLSPFDSLVWERARTERIFGFTHRLEAYVPKQKRVHGYFAMPVLAGGRLVGRVDPAREGRTLVAKQVTLDGVRSVPAVAQALVEAASWVDCTDVRVERVEAPELREPLVLELARAVG from the coding sequence ATGACCTCGCTCCCGCGTCCCAGCACCGACCTCTCGGCGGACGAAGCCCGCCGCCTAGCCCTGCGCGCCCAGGGTTTCCTCGGCGTGCCCGACCGGCGGTCCGGCGTGCGCGGCGTCCTGCGGCACCTCGGCGCGGTCCAGCTCGACACCATCTCGGTGCTCGCCCGCTCCCACGAGCTCGTGCCCTACGCCCGCCTGGGCGCGGTCGGCCGCAGGACCGTCGAGCGGGCCTACTGGACGGCCGCGTCCACGGGCGCGCCGTCGGAGCGTCCGCACGCCTTCGAGTACTGGTCGCACGCCGCCTGCATCCTGCCCATCGAGGAGTGGCCCCACTTCGCCTTCCGCCGCCGCGCCTACCGCAACCGCCCGCACTGGAACCACGAACTGCCCGACGGCGCCTACGAGCAGGTCGTCAAGCAGTTGCACGCCGAGGGCCCGTTGACGGCGACGGAGCTGGGCGGGGCCAAGAGGACCAGCGAGTGGTGGGACTGGTCGGGCGCCAAGGTCGCCGTCGAGCGCGCCCTGATGTACGGCGAGGTGGTCTGCGTGGAGCGCCGGGGCTGGAAGCGGGTGTACGACCTCGCCGAGCGCGCCGTCCCCGGGGAGCTGCTGCACGACGAGCTGGACGACACCGAGTGCCTGCGCCGGCTGGTCCGGCTGGCCGGCCAGTCCCTGGGCGTGGGCACCCGCGCGGACATCGCGGACTACCACCGCCTCAAGACCGAGCAGGTCGACGAGGTGATCGGGGACTCCGGGCTGGTCCCGGTCACGGTCGAGGGCTGGTCCAAGCCGGCCTGGGCGGACCCGGAGGCGCTGGCGACGCCCCCACGCGGCCGCCACCGCACCACGCTGCTGTCCCCGTTCGACTCGCTGGTCTGGGAGCGGGCGCGCACCGAGCGGATCTTCGGCTTCACCCACCGCCTGGAGGCCTACGTCCCCAAGCAGAAGCGGGTCCACGGCTACTTCGCGATGCCCGTGCTCGCCGGCGGCCGTCTCGTCGGCCGTGTGGACCCCGCCCGGGAGGGCCGCACCCTCGTGGCCAAGCAGGTCACCCTGGACGGCGTCCGGTCCGTGCCCGCGGTCGCCCAGGCGCTCGTCGAGGCGGCGAGCTGGGTGGACTGCACGGACGTGCGCGTGGAGCGGGTGGAAGCGCCCGAGCTGCGCGAGCCCCTCGTGCTGGAGCTGGCCCGCGCCGTCGGCTGA